In Silene latifolia isolate original U9 population chromosome 3, ASM4854445v1, whole genome shotgun sequence, a single window of DNA contains:
- the LOC141648254 gene encoding uncharacterized protein LOC141648254 isoform X2 produces the protein MSVNNPKIEAKMGVKNPKIEAKIGVKNPNIEAKMDVNNPKIEAKMGVKNPKIGRDKTIVDVLQREIGQISNRNFANRLAASEDLVLRLDVLRKLNEHRGCVNTVSFNASGEILVSGSDDRSVILWDWEIGHAKLSFDSGHNNNVFQAKFMPYSDDRSIVTCAADGQVRHAQILDGGRTKTSLLGRHQGRAHKLAIEPGSPHIFYSCGEDGSVQHFDLRTKTCTELFTCHSTQRYPPIVHLNAITIDPRSPNLFAVGGSDEYTRVYDIRSYKWDGSTDFDKPVNYYCPEHLVGNDDVGITGLAFSDQSEVLVSYNDEDIYLFDKDMGLGPNPAPSSPISTCNDADELECDDSVVASKSLMDTDSKRSPRVFKGHYNRDTVKGVNFFGPKCEYVVSGSDCGRIFIWRKKDGELLRAMEADRDVVNCIESHPHSVILASSGIESDIKLWTPKAVERAPLPAIIDELRPRRQRDWMYRVTSPQELLLQLFSLENRLSSPEHTGENSGSRQELVDLLLSFSRHNPNSSDNGSGDESGPEDYFA, from the exons ATGAGTGTGAACAACCCTAAAATTGAGGCAAAGATGGGTGTGAAGAACCCTAAAATTGAGGCAAAGATAGGTGTGAAGAACCCTAATATTGAGGCAAAGATGGATGTGAACAACCCTAAAATTGAGGCAAAGATGGGTGTGAAGAACCCTAAAATTGGTCGTGATAAGACAATTGTGGATGTTTTGCAAAGAGAAATTGGCCAAATTTCTAATAGAAACTTCGCTAATCGTCTTGCTGCTTCTGAG GACCTTGTTCTGAGACTTGATGTTCTAAGGAAGCTAAATGAACACAGAGGCTGTGTGAACACAGTGAGCTTTAATGCATCTGGTGAAATTCTCGTGTCCGGCTCAGATGATAGGAGTGTGATATTATGGGACTGGGAAATTGGTCACGCCAAACTATCATTCGATTCTGGTCATAATAACAATGTGTTTCAGGCCAAATTCATGCCTTACAGTGATGATCGCAGCATTGTTACTTGTGCAGCTGATGGCCAG GTAAGACATGCACAGATTCTTGATGGCGGTCGTACAAAGACCTCATTGCTTGGTAGGCATCAAGGTCGAGCTCATAAGTTGGCAATCGAACCTGGAAGCCCTCATATATTTTATTCGTGTGGTGAAGATGGGTCAGTGCAGCAT TTTGATCTGAGGACCAAGACTTGTACGGAACTTTTCACTTGTCATTCGACTCAGAGGTACCCACCAATTGTGCACCTGAATGCTATAACAATTGATCCGAGGAGTCCTAATTTATTTGCTGTAGGAGGGTCTGATGAGTATACCCGAGTTTATGATATCCGGAGCTATAAATGGGATGGATCAACTGATTTTGATAAGCCCGTTAACTATTATTGTCCTGAGCATTTAGTTGGTAATGATGATGTTGGAATAACAGGATTAGCCTTCTCTGATCAAAGTGAGGTTCTTGTATCTTATAATGACGAGGATATCTATCTTTTTGATAAAGATATGGGATTGGGACCAAATCCTGCTCCATCATCTCCTATATCAACTTGCAATGATGCTGATGAATTAGAATGTGATGACTCAGTTGTGGCTTCTAAGTCGCTTATGGATACCGACTCAAAGCGCTCTCCCCGAGTATTCAAGGGCCACTACAATCGTGATACGGTGAAGGGTGTGAATTTCTTTGGGCCAAAATGCGAGTACGTGGTGAGTGGATCAGATTGTGGCAGGATATTTATTTGGAGAAAGAAAGATGGGGAGCTTCTCCGTGCCATGGAAGCTGATAGGGATGTGGTTAATTGCATCGAGTCACATCCACATTCTGTAATCCTTGCTAGTAGTGGAATTGAAAGTGATATCAAGTTGTGGACTCCAAAGGCAGTGGAAAGAGCTCCTTTACCCGCCATCATTGACGAG TTGAGGCCGAGGAGGCAAAGGGACTGGATGTACCGGGTGACTTCACCACAGGAGCTGTTACTACAATTATTTTCGCTGGAAAACCGGCTATCAAGCCCAGAGCACACAGGAGAGAATTCCGGTTCGAGACAGGAATTAGTAGACCTGCTACTGTCATTCAGCAGGCACAATCCCAATTCATCCGATAATGGTAGCGGAGATGAGAGTGGCCCTGAGGATTACTTTGCTTGA
- the LOC141648254 gene encoding uncharacterized protein LOC141648254 isoform X1 has translation MSVNNPKIEAKMGVKNPKIEAKIGVKNPNIEAKMDVNNPKIEAKMGVKNPKIGRDKTIVDVLQREIGQISNRNFANRLAASEDLVLRLDVLRKLNEHRGCVNTVSFNASGEILVSGSDDRSVILWDWEIGHAKLSFDSGHNNNVFQAKFMPYSDDRSIVTCAADGQVRHAQILDGGRTKTSLLGRHQGRAHKLAIEPGSPHIFYSCGEDGSVQHFDLRTKTCTELFTCHSTQRYPPIVHLNAITIDPRSPNLFAVGGSDEYTRVYDIRSYKWDGSTDFDKPVNYYCPEHLVGNDDVGITGLAFSDQSEVLVSYNDEDIYLFDKDMGLGPNPAPSSPISTCNDADELECDDSVVASKSLMDTDSKRSPRVFKGHYNRDTVKGVNFFGPKCEYVVSGSDCGRIFIWRKKDGELLRAMEADRDVVNCIESHPHSVILASSGIESDIKLWTPKAVERAPLPAIIDEVVMRKRSFFFTFGGFDDDDDSYSDDDDDDNEDDDDEEGVYSYLHTNDGIFDDLDDVDDVDGDDDDDDDDDEEDEDEDEDEEDIDVDDANINDGRDGDDDTNDDHF, from the exons ATGAGTGTGAACAACCCTAAAATTGAGGCAAAGATGGGTGTGAAGAACCCTAAAATTGAGGCAAAGATAGGTGTGAAGAACCCTAATATTGAGGCAAAGATGGATGTGAACAACCCTAAAATTGAGGCAAAGATGGGTGTGAAGAACCCTAAAATTGGTCGTGATAAGACAATTGTGGATGTTTTGCAAAGAGAAATTGGCCAAATTTCTAATAGAAACTTCGCTAATCGTCTTGCTGCTTCTGAG GACCTTGTTCTGAGACTTGATGTTCTAAGGAAGCTAAATGAACACAGAGGCTGTGTGAACACAGTGAGCTTTAATGCATCTGGTGAAATTCTCGTGTCCGGCTCAGATGATAGGAGTGTGATATTATGGGACTGGGAAATTGGTCACGCCAAACTATCATTCGATTCTGGTCATAATAACAATGTGTTTCAGGCCAAATTCATGCCTTACAGTGATGATCGCAGCATTGTTACTTGTGCAGCTGATGGCCAG GTAAGACATGCACAGATTCTTGATGGCGGTCGTACAAAGACCTCATTGCTTGGTAGGCATCAAGGTCGAGCTCATAAGTTGGCAATCGAACCTGGAAGCCCTCATATATTTTATTCGTGTGGTGAAGATGGGTCAGTGCAGCAT TTTGATCTGAGGACCAAGACTTGTACGGAACTTTTCACTTGTCATTCGACTCAGAGGTACCCACCAATTGTGCACCTGAATGCTATAACAATTGATCCGAGGAGTCCTAATTTATTTGCTGTAGGAGGGTCTGATGAGTATACCCGAGTTTATGATATCCGGAGCTATAAATGGGATGGATCAACTGATTTTGATAAGCCCGTTAACTATTATTGTCCTGAGCATTTAGTTGGTAATGATGATGTTGGAATAACAGGATTAGCCTTCTCTGATCAAAGTGAGGTTCTTGTATCTTATAATGACGAGGATATCTATCTTTTTGATAAAGATATGGGATTGGGACCAAATCCTGCTCCATCATCTCCTATATCAACTTGCAATGATGCTGATGAATTAGAATGTGATGACTCAGTTGTGGCTTCTAAGTCGCTTATGGATACCGACTCAAAGCGCTCTCCCCGAGTATTCAAGGGCCACTACAATCGTGATACGGTGAAGGGTGTGAATTTCTTTGGGCCAAAATGCGAGTACGTGGTGAGTGGATCAGATTGTGGCAGGATATTTATTTGGAGAAAGAAAGATGGGGAGCTTCTCCGTGCCATGGAAGCTGATAGGGATGTGGTTAATTGCATCGAGTCACATCCACATTCTGTAATCCTTGCTAGTAGTGGAATTGAAAGTGATATCAAGTTGTGGACTCCAAAGGCAGTGGAAAGAGCTCCTTTACCCGCCATCATTGACGAG GTTGTGATGAGAAAACGATCTTTTTTCTTTACCTTTGGTGGCtttgatgacgatgatgattcatattctgatgatgatgatgatgacaacgaagatgacgatgacgaGGAGGGTGTTTATTCTTATTTACATACCAATGATGGTATCTTCGATGATCTCGATGACGTCGACGATGTCGatggggatgatgatgatgatgatgatgatgatgaggaggatgaggatgaggatgaggatgaggaggatATTGATGTAGATGATGCTAACATTAATGATGGtcgtgatggtgatgatgatactAATGACGATCATTTTTAA